The proteins below come from a single Falco peregrinus isolate bFalPer1 chromosome Z, bFalPer1.pri, whole genome shotgun sequence genomic window:
- the CCNO gene encoding LOW QUALITY PROTEIN: cyclin-O (The sequence of the model RefSeq protein was modified relative to this genomic sequence to represent the inferred CDS: deleted 1 base in 1 codon), whose translation MLGAGEIYFSSGERGARSRPALRPPFQRAGTALRLPRRTALAKCRAFGRLRGRAAAVAAAAAAAARESPQELQAFRDYGESWYRSRKGLESRFQPREPLARQPQVTAEARCKLVSWLIPVHRHFGLSFEALCLAVNTLDRFLATTPVAADCFQLLGVTALLIACKQVEVHPPSVKELLALCCGAFTRQQLRNLECIVLHRLGFDLAAPTVSFFLEHFSQVRLEARGADAGEAADARSLAGGVAELSLADYAFTRYAPSLLAAGSLGLADRLLRHRSPLDLRVSGYSEELLRHCMDELQLLVSLNGQSLPLLLPPEVAQKCPWLRSGR comes from the exons ATGCTCGGAGCGGGAGAGATTTATTTTAGTAGCGGCGAGAGGGGGGCTCGGTCGCGGCCGGCTTTGCGGCCGCCCTTCCAGCGAGCGGGCACGGCCCTGCGGCTGCCCCGGCGGACGGCGCTGGCGAAGTGCCGGGCGTTCGGGCGGCTtcggggccgggctgcgg cggtggcggcggcggcggcggcggcggcgagggaGAGCCCGCAGGAGCTGCAGGCTTTCCGCGACTACGGGGAGAGCTGGTACCGCTCCCGCAAGGGGCTGGAGAGCCGCTTCCAGCCGCGGGAGCCGCTCGCCCGGCAGCCGCAG GTGACGGCGGAGGCGCGCTGCAAACTGGTCAGCTGGCTCATCCCCGTGCACCGGCACTTCGGCCTCTCGTTCGAGGCCCTCTGCCTGGCCGTCAACACCCTCGATCGCTTTCTTGCCACCACGCCCGTGGCCGCCGACTGCTTCCAGCTCCTGGGGGTGACGGCGCTGCTCATCGCCTGCAAGCAG GTGGAGGTGCACCCTCCCAGCGTGAAGGAGCTCCTCGCCCTCTGCTGTGGCGCCTTCACCCGCCAGCAGCTCCGCAACCTGGAGTGCATCGTCCTGCACCGCCTCGGCTTCGACCTGGCGGCGCCCACCGTCAGCTTCTTCCTGGAGCACTTCAGCCAGGTGCGGCTGGAGGCGCGGGGCGCCGACGCTGGGGAGGCGGCGGACGCCAGGAGtctggcg gggggggtggcggaGCTCAGCCTGGCCGACTACGCCTTCACCAGGTACGCCCCGTCCCTGCTGGCCGCCggcagcctggggctggccGACCGGCTCCTGCGGCACCGCAGCCCCCTGGACCTGCGGGTCAGCGGCTACTCGGAGGAGCTCCTGCGGCACTGCATGGAcgagctgcagctcctggtcTCTCTGAACGGGCAGTCCCTGCCGCTCCTCCTGCCCCCGGAGGTGGCCCAGAAGTGTCCCTGGCTGCGGAGCGGCCGCTGA
- the MCIDAS gene encoding multicilin: MEQGGRRRAFGSICPNRVRGPPASLAKKPARPGGGTAGTPPAALSPRAPPPRPRRSGAPPAPAAPALDTSTLLPLPLDCTDFDFSLGEEVAFGSCTPQLESSMLAQMPPQRLLSPKASPKACWRGLAGQHQKSLGDALEANSQLRETLTQRQEELATLQESNVQLKELASQARQLAAILETLVLPQRADGAALPPALHPPPPLHPPPPGPAAARMWGGRGRPEPWEEAAGVDAMLRQVSEQCRAALRSLGTSPGDGRGCSPGTSPTAKRPRPAPRLHGAFRGLRTGGAAPPAGPGGLEGGGSLRAALGEGGGIRTLAFPQGNAFTLRTAAGGYRFRWVPR; this comes from the exons ATGGAGCAGGGCGGGCGCCGCCGGGCCTTCGGCAGCATCTGCCCCAACAGGGTCCGGGGTCCGCCCGCCAGCCTCGCCAAGAAGCCGGCCCGGCCTGGCGGGGGCACGGCGGGGACCCCTCCGGCCGCCCTGAGCCCCCgggcgcccccgccccgcccgcgccgTAGcggcgccccgccggcccccgccgcaCCCGCCCTCG ACACATCCACCTTATTGCCACTGCCACTGGACTGCACTGACTTTGATTTCTCACTTGGTGAGGAGGTGGCCTTTGgctcctgcaccccacagctggagagcagcatgCTGGCACAGATGCCCCCACAGCGTCTGCTTTCCCCCAAGGCTTCCCCCAAGGCATGCTGGAGGGGCCTGGCAGGCCAGCACCAGAAATCACTGGGAGATGCCCTGGAGGCAAATAGCCAG CTGCGGGAGACCCTCacacagaggcaggaggagctggcaaCGCTGCAGGAGAGCAACGtgcagctgaaggagctggcGAGCCAGGCCAGGCAGCTGGCTGCCATCCTTGAG ACGCTGGTGCTCCCGCAGCGCGCCGACGGGGCGgcccttcctcctgctcttcaTCCTCCACCTCCTCTTCATCCTCCGCCTCCTGGTCCCGCCGCCGCCAGGATGTggggcgggcgcgggcggcCGGAGCCGTgggaggaggcggcgggcgTGGACGCCATGCTGCGGCAGGTGTCGGAGCAGTGCCGCGCTGCCCTGCGGAGCCTAGGGACCAGCCCGGGGGACGGCCGTGGGTGCAGCCCGGGGACCAGCCCCACGGCCAAGCGCccgcggccggccccgcgctTGCACGGCGCCTTCCGCGGGCTGCGCACCGGCGGCGCCGCCCCACCGGCGGGCCccggggggctggaggggggcgGCAGCCTGCGGGCGgcgctgggggaggggggcggcatCCGCACCCTGGCCTTCCCGCAGGGCAACGCCTTCACCCTCCGCACCGCCGCCGGCGGGTACCGCTTCCGCTGGGTGCCGCGCTGA